A single genomic interval of Rubripirellula reticaptiva harbors:
- a CDS encoding class I SAM-dependent methyltransferase gives MLHKIDIPSGVDSRLVPDAIAKSIELAKQRIETFQDRWDRPQIEQFVAADYSHVFQALDWTLETQMTIGRRFVEWGCGFAIVSACAAHLGLDVIGIESEDVLLVQGQTTVKDWGVPVELIHGNFLPPGAESLADDPMLPSLGHKIENAYESLGLDLDDFAMVYSYPWPGEDDFHEAVFDRYAARGALLMMFCGPNDIRLYRKS, from the coding sequence GTGCTTCATAAGATAGACATTCCCTCGGGTGTTGACTCGCGTCTGGTCCCTGATGCGATCGCTAAATCCATCGAGCTGGCAAAACAACGCATCGAAACGTTTCAAGACCGCTGGGATCGGCCGCAGATCGAACAGTTTGTGGCTGCGGACTACAGCCACGTTTTTCAAGCTCTCGACTGGACACTTGAAACTCAAATGACGATCGGGCGACGGTTTGTCGAATGGGGCTGCGGATTCGCGATCGTCAGCGCATGCGCGGCTCATCTTGGTCTCGACGTGATCGGTATCGAATCGGAAGACGTGCTGCTGGTTCAAGGTCAAACGACGGTCAAAGACTGGGGCGTCCCTGTTGAATTGATTCACGGCAACTTTTTGCCGCCGGGGGCCGAATCGCTGGCCGACGATCCGATGTTGCCCAGCTTGGGGCACAAAATCGAAAACGCGTATGAATCGCTGGGGTTGGATCTGGATGACTTTGCGATGGTCTACTCGTATCCGTGGCCCGGCGAAGACGATTTTCATGAAGCCGTTTTTGACCGCTATGCCGCTCGCGGTGCTCTGTTGATGATGTTCTGTGGCCCGAACGACATTCGCCTGTATCGCAAATCGTAA
- a CDS encoding O-antigen ligase family protein — protein sequence MAEGRRVNSVSAWGQVVALAILAGVAVYVGYHPSDSIAVEQGDGLWFSLMGIAIATVVAATRPSPAIALDRLDGLAIGLAGWMMLAALVTTGGFSFYGRPPIGSLRVATNEAWLWVAGAAILVAGRRLFAQVEVQRAVLAIGVIISMGLAVHGLHQQFVSLPANRAAYQQDPDAVVRMAGMDAAAGTAERMRFENRLFDGGPSATFALANSFAAVLLVGIAGAAGVIRFRFSQMPMWRRWIWGAVVLIGVAAMIAARSRSATLAMVIAIGWLWLSSSGWLSAASSRAALQRRVALKGLAAIAVVAMVGGACVAVFGNREWIEAAPASLAFRFQYWRTTLQMVADHPLWGAGPGNFQSLYERYRESTATEQISDPHNFFFETLASGGWVAAAILVAMVVVGIRLSLRKPPSVGNAAEDGTASASVQPVAVGAAVGFVLVWMIGFASRSVPDLDASLVVVPFALALAWFAWPDAMRLSRSAVHTIAVSGLLGLMVHLSVAGGWTVPGVAVWIWILAAMTTGTIGRADLGSESSWIRRWALPVGCVLLMVAMYVMSLRPVGAEKRWLATAELAQATGQIGRTRVSLEQAAAADGWAVTPRLWLADFYLWKMILSDEADGDRDETRRRWAEMLEAAKVRSGENPSVYRQIGVAQLHLYQRFGRPEDLQAAEKTFADVVRWSPANQWAMAQMAEIKRAVGDSQASREFADQAKRLSELGGNLERALYLQSIYVVRPIGREVQGGPVRARADQLLGLVP from the coding sequence ATGGCAGAAGGACGACGAGTGAATTCCGTTTCGGCCTGGGGCCAAGTCGTTGCACTCGCGATTCTTGCGGGCGTGGCTGTGTATGTCGGCTATCACCCCAGCGACAGTATTGCGGTCGAACAGGGCGATGGGCTTTGGTTCTCGCTGATGGGAATCGCGATCGCAACCGTGGTGGCTGCGACTCGGCCATCGCCCGCCATCGCACTGGATCGGTTGGACGGTTTAGCGATCGGCTTAGCCGGTTGGATGATGCTGGCCGCGTTGGTTACGACCGGCGGATTTTCTTTTTATGGGAGGCCGCCGATTGGCAGTTTGCGTGTCGCAACGAACGAAGCTTGGTTGTGGGTTGCGGGTGCCGCGATCTTGGTTGCCGGACGCCGATTGTTCGCCCAGGTTGAGGTTCAGCGAGCCGTGTTGGCGATCGGCGTCATCATCAGCATGGGGTTGGCCGTTCACGGATTGCATCAACAATTTGTGTCGCTGCCAGCCAATCGAGCGGCCTATCAGCAGGATCCGGATGCGGTTGTTCGGATGGCGGGAATGGACGCCGCGGCGGGCACGGCCGAGCGAATGAGGTTTGAGAATCGTTTGTTTGACGGTGGCCCGTCGGCAACATTTGCGTTGGCAAATTCGTTTGCGGCCGTGCTGTTGGTTGGCATTGCGGGCGCGGCGGGCGTGATTCGTTTTCGTTTTTCGCAGATGCCGATGTGGCGTCGGTGGATATGGGGTGCGGTCGTACTGATTGGCGTCGCAGCAATGATCGCGGCGCGCAGTCGGTCGGCGACGTTAGCGATGGTGATTGCGATCGGATGGCTGTGGTTGAGTTCATCTGGATGGTTGTCGGCGGCTTCTTCACGCGCTGCACTGCAGCGGCGAGTGGCTCTGAAAGGCTTGGCGGCAATCGCAGTGGTCGCCATGGTTGGCGGCGCCTGCGTGGCCGTGTTTGGAAATCGTGAATGGATCGAAGCCGCGCCTGCATCGCTGGCATTTCGGTTCCAGTACTGGCGAACAACGTTGCAGATGGTGGCCGATCATCCGCTGTGGGGCGCCGGACCGGGCAACTTTCAGTCGTTGTATGAACGGTACCGCGAGTCGACGGCAACCGAACAGATATCGGATCCCCACAACTTTTTTTTCGAAACGCTTGCTAGTGGCGGATGGGTCGCCGCCGCAATTCTGGTCGCGATGGTTGTTGTTGGCATTCGATTGAGTTTGCGGAAGCCACCATCAGTAGGCAACGCTGCAGAAGATGGAACCGCAAGTGCTTCGGTGCAACCAGTTGCTGTTGGTGCGGCGGTGGGATTTGTGTTGGTGTGGATGATTGGATTTGCCAGTCGATCGGTTCCCGACTTGGACGCTAGCTTGGTGGTGGTGCCGTTTGCGTTGGCGTTGGCCTGGTTTGCGTGGCCGGACGCGATGCGGCTGTCGCGGTCGGCGGTTCACACGATTGCCGTGTCCGGATTGCTGGGCCTGATGGTCCACTTGTCCGTGGCGGGCGGTTGGACGGTGCCAGGCGTCGCGGTCTGGATTTGGATTTTGGCGGCGATGACGACAGGCACGATCGGTCGGGCCGATTTAGGATCGGAATCATCTTGGATCCGTCGCTGGGCGTTGCCAGTGGGATGTGTGTTATTGATGGTTGCGATGTACGTCATGTCGCTGCGTCCGGTCGGTGCCGAGAAACGCTGGTTGGCGACTGCCGAGTTGGCTCAGGCCACCGGGCAAATCGGCAGGACACGAGTCTCTTTGGAGCAAGCGGCAGCCGCCGACGGTTGGGCCGTGACGCCGAGGCTATGGCTGGCCGATTTCTATCTCTGGAAAATGATTCTGAGCGACGAAGCGGACGGAGACCGCGACGAGACACGCCGGCGGTGGGCTGAAATGCTGGAGGCGGCCAAAGTTCGGTCGGGCGAAAATCCGTCGGTCTATCGGCAAATCGGCGTCGCCCAGCTGCACCTGTATCAGCGGTTTGGCCGTCCCGAGGATCTGCAGGCGGCTGAAAAGACATTTGCGGACGTTGTTCGGTGGAGTCCCGCGAATCAGTGGGCGATGGCTCAGATGGCCGAAATCAAGCGCGCTGTCGGCGATTCCCAGGCCAGCCGCGAATTTGCCGATCAAGCGAAAAGACTATCCGAATTGGGCGGCAATCTCGAACGGGCGTTGTATCTGCAGTCGATCTACGTCGTTCGTCCGATCGGCCGCGAGGTTCAGGGCGGTCCCGTGCGAGCACGGGCGGACCAGTTGCTGGGTTTGGTTCCCTAG
- a CDS encoding MraY family glycosyltransferase produces MSDLSQWIGWLLAVTVVPPMVICVLVLYPVRWFAVWLGLMAPMSGHSTHTRVTPLGGGIGIWMGIVGTFAIGTLAVAFARHAPEWQARMPAAMVPLLNGVWSKAGQLWAVLGAGTVLAILGVTDDRRGVNEWVRLAIEFAVAAFVVYALDFGLTAFIGVAWLTNLLSVIWIVGLINSFNMLDNMDGLSGGVAAIIAATMAVVMLMTPDPGTSRPQFFVAALLLVVLGALLGFLWHNRPPAKIFMGDAGSYLVGYLIAISMLMATFSGDGQARPHAVLAPLCVMAVPLYDMITVLWIRAREGRSLFVGDRSHFSHRLVDLGLSRTQAVLTIYLVTGTCGLAAIVLTQVSVIQAVMVLGIVACMLLLVVILESTGWQKDDE; encoded by the coding sequence TTGTCAGACCTGTCTCAGTGGATCGGATGGTTGTTGGCGGTGACCGTCGTCCCGCCGATGGTGATTTGCGTGCTTGTCCTGTATCCGGTTCGCTGGTTCGCTGTTTGGTTGGGGTTGATGGCGCCGATGAGCGGCCATAGCACCCATACTCGCGTGACACCGCTTGGCGGCGGCATCGGCATTTGGATGGGGATTGTTGGGACGTTCGCGATTGGCACGTTGGCCGTTGCTTTTGCTCGGCATGCACCCGAATGGCAAGCCAGGATGCCGGCTGCGATGGTTCCGCTGTTAAACGGAGTGTGGTCCAAGGCTGGTCAGTTGTGGGCAGTGCTAGGTGCTGGCACGGTCTTGGCGATCCTTGGTGTGACGGATGATCGTCGTGGCGTGAATGAATGGGTTCGTTTGGCGATCGAGTTCGCGGTCGCGGCGTTTGTGGTGTACGCGCTCGACTTTGGCTTGACGGCTTTTATCGGTGTCGCGTGGCTGACCAATTTGTTGTCGGTGATCTGGATTGTTGGGTTGATCAATTCGTTCAACATGCTGGACAACATGGATGGGCTAAGCGGTGGTGTCGCGGCGATCATTGCCGCAACGATGGCGGTCGTGATGTTAATGACACCGGATCCAGGAACGTCGCGGCCACAGTTCTTTGTGGCGGCTCTGTTGTTGGTCGTACTGGGGGCGTTATTGGGGTTTTTGTGGCACAACCGTCCGCCTGCGAAAATCTTCATGGGTGATGCGGGCAGTTACTTGGTCGGATACTTGATCGCGATCTCAATGTTGATGGCGACGTTTTCGGGTGACGGCCAAGCGCGTCCGCATGCCGTGCTCGCGCCGCTGTGTGTGATGGCGGTTCCGCTTTACGACATGATCACGGTGCTCTGGATTCGGGCTCGTGAGGGACGCAGTTTGTTTGTCGGTGATCGCAGTCACTTTTCGCACCGTTTGGTCGACTTGGGGTTGAGTCGGACTCAAGCGGTATTGACGATTTACTTGGTCACCGGGACCTGCGGTTTGGCTGCAATCGTGCTGACTCAGGTCAGTGTGATCCAGGCGGTGATGGTGCTTGGTATCGTGGCTTGCATGTTGCTGTTGGTCGTCATATTGGAATCGACCGGATGGCAGAAGGACGACGAGTGA